A genomic stretch from Xiphophorus maculatus strain JP 163 A chromosome 14, X_maculatus-5.0-male, whole genome shotgun sequence includes:
- the LOC102232788 gene encoding up-regulator of cell proliferation-like — MKGQRRKLASVPNIEGEKEEVPTSTSGTKLKTFLEDLGLDQFYREKLSLNKILEINEKTINDEPPKCKSDLSWHFLKKLMMVNVTARKIKSVSMSNQDDELEPDELNLDDLLACTNEGDSVNPLDLITALFLCSDGFVHQELALKMSMCQFSVPLLLPNCGTQQCTLMLWAMKDIVKKYRPSNLSESKGFIEERIVLSELPMISFVRLGECSLSKSEILNKLLNNPDDTFVHRDMECGDIQRRISNGLTEMTWFLPCGNKNMDIFSEPVAIANLRGDIASFETQFSFLCQTSAAVFVFFDQLDSECELLMNKNHKAQIFLVGNQQSKSLTPDVLKKITTNLGLTRNNIIIKSKQTNNADFVKQLRKRVSDVINNPQRKMSVKKMADVAAELGIIVDEDSPECQDGKMKADEITAEIEDILKYKKDQLPLQDKIWKELTCLEKEEFRLRKVGSENIENYKSKLQSERKELRKKQNVSALSKAMTCFITAISSPHRERYYFLKWMRMNLDNLSQTKLSGLRELYKEKCKDSENKQEIKEIDQQLSSSSLGVEHFFREMGQIYEASLYLPETDPSRQQLQHLPKLCAQLLLDGFPLELVDGDASNIPLRWVSDVLSQLNDLVSPKNKILVITVLGVQSTGKSTLLNTMFGVQFAVSSGRCTRGAFMLLIKVNEDFKKVLNCDFMMIIDTEGLKSPELAQLDNSHEHDNELATLVVGLSDITIINIAMENSIEMKDILQIVVHAFLRMKEVGKKHQCQFVHQNVSDVSAHEKNLRDRKLLLDQLNEMTQAAAKMEKREENKSFTDVMEYNPDTGNCYIPGLWNGNPPMAPVNAGYSETVYELKKNIIQQLRKCGSTSNNILEFREWITSLWNAVKHENFIFSFRNSLVADAYMRLCTEYNKWEWEFKKEMYTWVTNAEIRISNFGSFAAKSKISDMKEFIIVLKSEATTELTKLETKILENLKKYFEQPEGHVYLVEGYREEFSNSAKSLRQETERSVFNQITVAADIKEGMNEVDKIKQNQTKEIEKAVCALIEKCRKNKVKMTDRELDESFNKMWTETLKTLSFSKQQTSNIFTSVSHQLRTNLKRKGSHACELLSEKSLKDCGLEPFKYKPQELKDKAKEFLAWLIRSKTRQEIADSIISACNDYVSDKINRKTNYHDTYIQEILHIIDEKLNKADVDIDIEFEVPLKQHICGFAARKFQKIHSDFIQENDPYECLQKNKEKFCTDFKDVFHKRDQCQKKAQEFTNQCLKPAVEIEVYRSLGPDIINELKIRKEFSTRMFFQCSILLDLISKDEFETFNRYICSYEEYVKLWISRRIKEIFSSQSAVCEFEEKHLNSCIDHINAAIKKAKAEKTDSLKTFVENICRNLGNKLVISKDALNAFMVLNNADQEQFGHWLDGCVEEMTEALTVKFKNTKFETKLSRLHIKPENELFIKMIGCGKQCPFCKIPCEAGAETHTHFASVHRSQGLGWYRWNDSKKLVTDVCTSLVISDKRFRCSDTKNKYHPYKQYSEIYPDWNIAPDGSLEASDYWKYVMAKYNNKFAKEYNAEPADIPDAWKKITKEQAVESLKKSFNFK; from the coding sequence gGACCAAGCTGAAGACATTTTTGGAGGATCTGGGATTGGATCAGTTCTACAGGGAGAAGCTGTCACTCAACAAGATACTGGAGATCAATGAGAAGACCATCAATGATGAGCCTCCAAAGTGTAAATCTGATCTTTCATGGCATTTTCTCAAGAAACTGATGATGGTGAATGTAACAGCTAGAAAGATAAAATCAGTTTCTATGTCTAACCAAGATGATGAATTAGAACCTGATGAGTTAAATTTGGATGATCTGCTTGCTTGTACAAATGAGGGTGACTCTGTAAATCCTCTTGATTTAATCACTGCTCTCTTCCTGTGTTCTGAtgggtttgttcatcaagaattagctctaaaaatgtccatgtgtcagttctctgttcctctgctgcttcctaaCTGTGGTACACAGCAGTGCACCCTCATGCTGTGGGCCATGAAAGACATTGTTAAGAAGTACAGACCTTCAAATCTTTCAGAATCAAAAGGCTTCATAGAAGAAAGAATAGTTCTTTCTGAACTTCCAATGATCTCATTTGTGAGACTGGGTGAGTGCTCTCTGTCCAAATCAGAGATCCtcaataaacttttaaacaacCCAGATGACACCTTTGTTCACCGTGACATGGAGTGTGGAGACATTCAGAGAAGAATATCCAATGGACTGACTGAAATGACCTGGTTCCTTccctgtggaaacaaaaacatggacatCTTCAGTGAACCAGTTGCTATAGCTAACCTTCGTGGAGACATTGCTTCATTTGAAACTCAATTCTCCTTTTTGTGTCAGacatctgctgcagtttttgttttctttgaccaGCTGGACTCTGAGTGTGAACTGCTGATGAACAAAAACCATAAAGCTCAAATCTTCTTAGTGGGAAACCAACAGAGCAAGAGCCTTACTCCAGATGTTCTGAAGAAAATAACAACCAATCTGGGCTTGACAAGAAACAACATaattataaaatcaaaacagacaaataatgCAGATTTTGTCAAACAATTGAGGAAAAGAGTCAGTGATGTAATTAATAACCCCCAGAGGAAGATGTCTGTAAAGAAGATGGCTGATGTTGCAGCTGAACTGGGAATCATAGTTGATGAAGATTCTCCAGAGTGCCAAGATGGAAAGATGAAAGCTGATGAAATCACTGCAGAGATTGAAGACatactgaaatacaaaaaagatcaacttcCGTTACAAGATAAAATATGGAAGGAACTGACTTGTTTAGAAAAGGAAGAATTTCGTCTCCGAAAAGTTGGttcagaaaacattgaaaattacaaaagcaaACTTCAGAGCGAGAGAAAAGAACTgaggaaaaagcaaaatgtttctgcatTGTCCAAAGCAATGACATGCTTCATTACTGCAATATCCAGCCCACATAGAGAAAGgtattactttctgaaatggATGAGAATGAACCTCGACAACTTGTCTCAAACAAAACTTTCTGGCCTCAGGGAGCTTTATAaggaaaaatgcaaagattctgaaaacaaacaggagatCAAAGAAATAGACCAACAACTTTCCAGCAGCTCACTGGGAGTTGAGCACTTCTTCCGTGAAATGGGTCAGATCTATGAAGCTTCCCTTTACCTTCCAGAAACAGATCCATCACGTCAACAACTGCAACATCTGCCCAAACTCTGTGCTCAGTTGTTGCTGGATGGATTTCCTCTTGAGCTTGTAGATGGAGATGCTTCCAACATTCCTCTCAGATGGGTGAGTGATGTTCTCTCTCAGCTCAATGACTTGGTGTCTCCAAAGAACAAGATCCTGGTCATCACAGTTCTTGGAGTTCAGAGCACAGGGAAGTCCACTCTCCTTAACACCATGTTTGGAGTTCAGTTTGCAGTCAGCAGTGGTCGATGCACTAGAGGTGCCTTCATGCTGCTCATCAAAGTCAATGAAGACTTCAAGAAAGTTCTCAACTGTGACTTCATGATGATCATCGACACTGAAGGCTTAAAGTCACCAGAGCTAGCACAGCTGGACAACAGCCATGAACATGACAATGAGCTGGCAACACTTGTTGTTGGTCTGAGTGACATCACCATTATCAATATTGCAATGGAGAATTCAATAGAAATGAAAGACATCCTGCAGATAGTGGTGCATGCTTTCCTCAGGATGAAGGAAGTCGGCAAAAAGCATCAATGTCAGTTTGTTCACCAGAACGTTTCTGATGTTTCAGCTCATGAGAAGAACCTGagagacaggaagctgctgttagATCAGCTGAATGAGATGACCCAGGCTGCagctaaaatggaaaaaagagaagagaacaaGAGTTTCACTGATGTGATGGAGTATAATCCAGACACTGGAAACTGCTACATTCCTGGACTCTGGAATGGAAACCCACCAATGGCTCCAGTCAATGCAGGATACAGTGAGACTGTCTATGAactcaagaaaaacatcatcCAACAGCTGAGAAAGTGTGGGTCAACTTCTAATAACATCTTGGAGTTCAGAGAGTGGATAACCAGCCTGTGGAAcgcagtaaaacatgaaaacttcatCTTCAGCTTCAGAAACAGCCTGGTGGCTGATGCTTACATGAGGCTCTGCACAGAGTACAACAAATGGGAGTGGGAgttcaaaaaggaaatgtacaCCTGGGTCACCAATGCAGAAATTAGAATTTCcaattttggttcatttgctgcaaaatctaaaatatctgaCATGAAAGAATTCATCATTGTGTTGAAAAGTGAAGCAACCACAGAGCTGACCAAGTTGGAGACAAAGATCCttgaaaatctgaagaaatacTTTGAGCAGCCAGAAGGTCATGTTTATCTGGTTGAAGGATACAGAGAGGAATTCTCCAACAGTGCAAAGAGTCTTCGACAAGAAACTGAACGATCAGTGTTCAACCAGATCACAGTTGCAGCTGATATTAAGGAAGGAATGAATGAAGTGGATAAAATCAAGCAgaaccaaacaaaagaaattgagAAAGCAGTTTGTGCTTTAATTGAAAAATGTcgtaaaaacaaagtaaaaatgactGACAGAGAGCTTGATGAAAGTTTTAACAAGATGtggactgaaacactgaaaacctTGTCCTTCTCTAAACAGCAGACTTCAAATATCTTCACTAGTGTGTCCCATCAGTTACGAACAAATCTTAAGCGTAAGGGAAGCCATGCATGTGAACTGCTGAGTGAAAAAAGTCTCAAAGACTGTGGACTGGAGCCTTTTAAATACAAACCTCAAGAACTCAAAGACAAAGCAAAAGAATTTTTGGCCTGGCTGATTCGttcaaaaacaagacaagaaatTGCTGACAGCATCATATCTGCTTGCAATGATTATGTTAGTGATAAAATCAATAGAAAAACCAATTATCACGATACTTACATACAAGAGATCCTTCACATCATTGATGAAAAGCTGAACAAAGCTGATGTTGACATAGACATTGAGTTTGAGGTGCCTCTGAAACAACACATCTGTGGATTTGCTGCcagaaagtttcagaaaattcATTCAGATTTTATCCAAGAAAATGATCCTTATGAatgtctgcagaaaaacaaggaaaagttCTGCACAGATTTCAAAGATGTCTTCCACAAACGAGATCAATGCCAGAAGAAAGCTCAAGAATTCACAAACCAATGTCTGAAACCTGCTGTTGAAATCGAAGTCTATCGTTCTCTAGGTCCTGATATTATCAATGAATTGAAGATTAGAAAGGAGTTCAGCACACGAATGTTCTTCCAGTGTTCAATTTTACTGGATCTGATTTCAAAGGATGAATTTGAAACCTTTAACAGATACATTTGTTCATATGAAGAATATGTAAAACTGTGGATATCTAGAAGAATAAAGGAGATATTCTCCTCTCAGTCTGCAGTCTGTGAGTTTGAAGAGAAACATCTTAATTCCTGCATCGACCACATAAATGCTGCCATTAAAAaggcaaaagcagaaaaaactgACAGCCTGAAgacatttgttgaaaatatttgcagaaatcTTGGTAATAAACTGGTAATTTCCAAGGATGCTCTTAATGCCTTCATGGTTCTGAACAATGCTGATCAGGAACAGTTTGGTCACTGGCTTGACGGGTGTGTGGAGGAAATGACAGAAGCTCTTACAGTcaagtttaaaaacacaaagtttgaaacaaaactcTCACGGCTCcacataaaaccagaaaatgagctTTTCATCAAAATGATTGGTTGTGGCAAACAGTGTCCATTCTGCAAAATACCATGTGAGGCAggtgcagaaacacacactcactTTGCTTCTGTGCATCGATCACAGGGTTTAGGTTGGTACAGGTGGAATGACTCAAAAAAACTCGTAACTGATGTCTGCACTTCTCTTGTTATCAGTGACAAGCGCTTTCGCTGTTCAGACACAAAGAACAAATACCATCCTTACAAACAATATAGCGAGATTTACCCAGACTGGAATATTGCTCCAGATGGAAGCCTTGAGGCGTCAGATTATTGGAAATATGTGATGGCCAAGTACAACAATAAATTTGCTAAAGAATATAATGCAGAGCCTGCTGACATTCCTGATGCTtggaagaaaatcacaaaagaacAGGCAGTGGAAAGCCTCAAGAAGTCATTCAACTTCAAGTGA